In a genomic window of Pochonia chlamydosporia 170 chromosome Unknown PCv3seq00023, whole genome shotgun sequence:
- a CDS encoding beta-glucosidase (similar to Aspergillus terreus NIH2624 XP_001216552.1) encodes MALASPVLSKAGDGDWAGPYDKAIAALPRLSQQDKINMVTGYSRDESCTGLTRVVPSIGYPALCLQDGPLAVKFLLKNATVFPAGIQAASTWDTSLIYSRGFALGTESKAAGVHVLLGPAGGPLGKIPAGGRNWEGFSPDPYLTGIAMANTINGMQAAGVQACAKHVIGNEQEKNRHTISSNIDDRTNHELYLWPFADAIKANVASIMCSYNLVNRTHACENKLLLQGLLKDELDFQGYIVSDWGAQHSTAESANAGLDMAFPFPTYDPVYWGGNLTDAISSNNVSQSRLDDMVTRILAGWYLVGQDSGYPPSNVSVPNDHKMLARKIARDGIVLLKNDNNTLPLKKSDRLAIIGANTTADTVYQGGGSGAAEAPQLVTPLDAIMKAGTVVANSTSNDPSNGAMAANAAATAVVFLSSYSAEEFDGGDRSNLNPDRSGNELVEAVNNTGKPTIVVIHSVGPLILEPILALRNVVAIIWAGLLGQESGNALVDVLYGDSTPSGKLPYTIAMKEADYGTAITNEASDDFREGLYIDYRHFDKEGLEPRYAFGYGLSYTTFDYADLTAFLVEEPATNTLAPGGNTSLYDTIANVSVTIKNTGKRVGAEVAQLYVGFPPSVPDTPAKQLRGFRKISLQPGEHGTVTFELRRKDLSYWNVTSQEWVMPSGVFNISIGASSRDIRLTNTISTNRLINANSTIQAEAHTSNNGTQTERTLDADGGINVGWIHSGNWLGYGNVEFGSNGATNFTARVSSGAASGIEGQVRITLDSPTATPIGNFSVSNTGGWQSWKTVSTNISPATGMHTVYLTFVSDQDADFVNVDWLSFSN; translated from the exons ATGGCTCTAGCCTCTCCAGTCCTAAgcaaggctggagatggcgatTGGGCAGGACCTTATGATAAAGCAATCGCCGCCCTGCCGCGATTGTCACAGCAAGACAAGATCAATATGGTTACCGGTTATAGTCGGGATGAGAGCTGCACCGGGTTGACACGGGTAGTTCCTTCTATTGGGTACCCGGCTCTCTGTCTCCAGGATGGCCCTCTCGC CGTCAAATTCTTATTAAAGAATGCGACAGTCTTTCCGGCTGGGATCCAGGCGGCCAGCACATGGGATACGTCGCTGATCTATTCGAGAGGGTTTGCTCTCGGCACCGAGTCAAAAGCGGCCggcgtccatgtcctcctcgGGCCAGCGGGTGGTCCTCTTGGGAAGATTCCAGCCGGAGGTCGGAATTGGGAAGGATTCTCCCCTGATCCTTACCTAACAGGCATCGCAATGGCAAACACCATTAACGGTATGCAAGCAGCTGGGGTTCAAGCTTGCGCAAAACATGTCATTGGCAATGAACAAGAGAAAAATCGGCACACAATCAGCTCGAACATCGACGATCGGACAAATCATGAGCTCTATCTCTGGCCTTTTGCTGACGCCATTAAAGCTAACGTGGCCTCAATCATGTGTTCGTACAACTTGGTCAATCGCACTCATGCTTGTGAAAataagctgctgctgcagggCCTGCTAAAGGACGAGCTTGACTTTCAAGGATATATTGTGAGCGACTGGGGTGCGCAGCACTCTACAGCCGAGAGCGCCAATGCCGGGTTAGATATGGCCTTCCCTTTCCCAACTTATGACCCAGTATACTGGGGCGGCAATCTCACAGATGCAATATCTAG CAACAATGTCTCTCAAAGCCGTCTTGATGACATGGTCACACGTATCTTGGCCGGATGGTATTTAGTGGGCCAAGACAGTGGCTACCCTCCTTCGAACGTCTCTGTGCCGAATGACCACAAGATGTTGGCAAGGAAAATAGCGCGAGACGGCATCGTTCTTCTGAAGAATGATAACAACACACTACCTCTGAAGAAATCCGACAGGTTGGCGATAATCGGGGCAAATACCACCGCGGACACAGTGTATCAAGGTGGCGGCTCGGGAGCTGCGGAAGCTCCACAACTCGTGACTCCACTTGATGCAATAATGAAAGCAGGCACGGTTGTTGCGAACTCGACTAGCAATGACCCAAGCAACGGCGCTATGGCGGCAAACGCAGCAGCGACGGCGGTGGTATTTCTCAGCTCTTATTCAGCCGAAGAGTTTGATGGAGGCGACCGATCTAATTTAAACCCTGATAGGAGCGGCAACGAACTTGTGGAAGCGGTCAACAACACTGGAAAGCCTACGATCGTCGTGATCCATAGCGTTGGGCCACTAATTCTCGAACCCATCCTGGCACTTCGTAACGTGGTTGCCATTATTTGGGCCGGCCTTCTAGGACAGGAGTCCGGAAATGCGCTAGTCGACGTACTCTATGGGGATTCAACGCCGTCTGGAAAGCTCCCTTACACGATTGCGATGAAGGAGGCCGACTACGGGActgccatcaccaacgaAGCCAGTGACGATTTTCGGGAGGGACTCTATATTGATTACAGACACTTTGACAAAGAAGGCCTGGAGCCAAGATATGCGTTCGGGTATGGTCTTT CATACACCACATTCGACTATGCCGACCTTACTGCGTTTCTGGTAGAGGAACCCGCTACGAATACGCTTGCTCCTGGCGGCAACACGAGCCTTTACGACACCATCGCTAATGTGTCTGTGACGATCAAGAATACCGGCAAACGTGTCGGTGCCGAAGTAGCTCAACTCTACGTCGGCTTCCCTCCTTCGGTGCCAGATACGCCGGCCAAGCAGCTTCGCGGCTTCAGGAAGATCAGCCTCCAACCCGGCGAGCATGGGACAGTTACGTTTGAACTGAGGAGGAAGGACCTGAGCTACTGGAATGTAACATCCCAGGAATGGGTCATGCCCAGTGGAGTGTTCAATATCTCTATTGGTGCAAGCTCGCGCGACATAAGGTTAACAAATACCATATCGACTAACCGTCTGATAAACGCGAACTCCACTATTCAGGCCGAGGCACACACCTCCAACAACGGAACGCAAACCGAGCGAACCTTGGATGCGGATGGGGGTATTAATGTGGGCTGGATTCATAGCGGGAACTGGCTTGGCTATGGCAATGTCGAATTCGGCAGCAACGGCGCCACAAATTTTACCGCGCGAGTCTCATCCGGGGCAGCGAGTGGTATTGAGGGCCAAGTCCGAATCACGCTAGACAGTCCGACAGCAACGCCCATTGGCAACTTCTCCGTCTCAAACACCGGCGGTTGGCAGAGTTGGAAGACCGTCTCGACCAACATTAGCCCTGCGACTGGAATGCATACAGTCTATTTAACCTTTGTGAGCGACCAGGACGCTGActtcgtcaatgtcgatTGGCTCAGCTTTTCCAATTGA